The genome window TTGGcattttgatatatatatattgacagGTATTGCGGTACACTTTGGCATTGTGTGGCTCACCGCAACAGAATCCTTTCATGAGCAGGTAGATATGTTTTAATCCCCTAATACTATTAAACTCCTTTATAATAATTGAAACAGAGAAGAGCTCCAAGATTGGCTGTAAAAGACGGTTTGTTGACTCTTATTCATTGAAAGGCAGATCCTATTAAACTTCAATTTCAGAGTTGCTTTCAGATCAGATGTTCTTGGCGAGACATGACAGCTGTGATCCAAATCACCAGTAAACCATGTTGAAATTGTGGTCAGTCTGCGCTTTTGACCTAATCTTTGTCTGCCAAGGGCCACGAGCCATGTATATGACATGATAAGGAGGCCCTCCCATGAGAACaaacgaaaaaaataaacataatccCCAGAACTGGTGAAGACAGTATTTACAGTACAAATTACAGTATAATACATCATTAAAAAATATGATATCCATCTTTCAAAAACATACAGGGGCTCTtgttaaaaatgacattttttgATGCAAAGTAAAACTGCTCTGGTATTGCGTAGAAAATATGTGAATTTCGTTTTCATCTGACCTAGGGCATTCTCTGTACTGGGTTCAGATAGCGATAGCTTCCTGGCTAGCACACCGAGGTGAGATGGGGGATGGGCTGACCACACGCCAGTAGGTTATTGCGTTTTCACCGTAAAGCAAGCCGCAGTACAACGATTCACACTCAAAATAATCCCAATATTACAATATTTACAGGTTTTGTTTCGCTTTTTTCCCCTCCCTCGCTTTCGCTCCCTCTTTTCACGGTTGCTGGTATTAAAAGAGTCGATTTATTTTGGACCCCGACTGCATGAGTTTAGGTAAGCAGGCAGTGGAGACAGAGCTGAGCCTGCAggagctagtgtgtgtgtgtgtgtgtgtgtgtgtgtgtgtgtgtgtgtgtgtgtgtgtgtgtgtgtgtgtgtgtgtgtgtgtgtgtgtgtgtgtgtgtctgtctgtctgtctgtctgtctgtctgtctgtctgtctgtctgtctgtgtttggtaACATCTTATAATTCGGCTTGTGTTAGGTCTTAGTCTCCACAGTGTGTGTCAGAAATCGGGAAAACTcctacttattttttttatgtacagcAGTTTGATTGCTCAGGTGAAAGTATTGGTTACCCGCGTGCTGacgcaaaataataaatatatatatatatatatatatatatatatatatatataaaaaaaacaaaagaaatcaAATCGGAAACTCAAAACGAGTCAGATTTCTGGACTTCTGAGCCAGGCAGCATGTGAACCAACCCTTTCTCAAACCCTCATCATCAATCAGACAGATTCCTACACCCAAACCACTAGCGTCACAGCATTCATTCATCGACCTCAAGGATgcctccatttttttttttgttaaccgCAGCTAAACATCATGTCCTATTTTGTAATTATCTTTTCACCCATGTTCCCCCAAGACGGCAGCACTGTGGTTCTCTCCTGCGCCTCTCGCTCCAcctggcctctctctccctctctctcgttctctctctctctacccggctcctccaacccccccacccctctccctccctcagacGTAGGGCAGGATGCCGTAGACGAAGAGCGCCATGACGGCGGCGCTGAACAGGCCCGCCACGGGCACCGTGACGAACCAGGCCAGGAAGATGTTCCTGAACAGCCGCCAGTCCACCGCCTTCTTTGAGCGGATCCAGCCCACCGCCACGACCGagcccacctggagagagagagagagagagactacggTCAACAGGGCAGCGCTAACAGGGGGCGCCAGACTTAACCCTGAGGCTCTGAGTGATGAGTTGTCCAGGCTTTGAATCTTTTTATTCTGTTACTGACCAATTATTGAGCTTGATAATACAAACGTCAAGGATATGGGGTCAAACCCTTGGGTATCATTATGGGGGTTGGGGGACAAAGCCTGGAGATCTCAGGGACTCTTGACGTCACTTCTAACCACGTCTTGGTTAGGTCAATCACAGCCTATGTCAGTTTCTAACGTTAATGCAATGAGGTCTGAAATCTGCAGTTCTTCAGTTTTATTCCAAAAAGTGTAAATACTTGTAATAAAATAAGTGTAATAAAAAAGAACATAACTTATTCCAAATATGTGGACGAAATATCTGAAAACTGCGTCGTACAGAAGTCAGACCACATTGCATTTATCACCACTCACCTCATTTCAGAAATgtacatcaaataaaacatgcataGGAAATCATACCGAAATAAAATACTCTTATCCTTCGGggacacacacaagtgtgttgGAATGGCAGCTCCAAGGCCATGTGACCAGCATGAGCAGTGACTGGTTATAGTACGGGGTCTCTGAGTCCATGTGTTTGTTCTTATAAGGCCATGGTAACCGAGCACGCCTTGTGTCTCGACACAGCTAATTCTGGACGCGCTGGTCGAGGGCGCCGGTTCATGGCGGCCAGTTTCAGAGCCCTACTCTTCCTCGAGCACAAAGCTAAATCGGGTCCTGGAATAACAAAATACAGCTCTTCATTAAAACAGAGGTGTTTATTGGACGTTGAGGTCTGCATGTTCTACCCCCAGAGAGTGCGTGGCCACTAGGGATTCTAAACAGAGAAGGTACTCGTCAAGCCTGACTAGGCTTAAGCTACAATATAcaggatgtttttgtttttaatgtgcCCTTAAACATTTTGTGTAGACATTATTTAGAAGAACATTTTTTAGCAGCCTTGTTTTTATCTGGACAATCATAGTCAATGAACAGCGAGTTGACCTCTACATACCTTAAAATAGCTCATAAATAGCTAATCTTGCATATTGTTGTGTTATCAACCCTTACTCGAGCTCGTGGTAGTACAATCTAATCTTTTGTGAGTGAACTCCGGGAATGATCAAATGTGTGGTATTCTTGGCGTGCAGCGTAGTAATTGAACTTGCTGTGGTATTTAACTGTTAGTTATTCAGTATTTCTCATAAACAACCAGTCACTGTTCATCATCACAACCCAAACATCACCATGGCTGGCCATCCATTCAGTTTCCACCCCACTGAAATGAACCAAACCAGAATTCTGGGTTTTTATGGTCATTTTCAGCTGAACGGGCTGGAAGCTGAATCTATGTGCACTTGTTAACAATCACACACCTGGAAAGAAACAGAGGTTGTCGACTTAAATATCttaaaattacattttcttaaaatcAACCATGGGTGTCAGACAACCTCTGTGCTCTCCCAGTCACAATCACTCGCTCACCACCATAAATGATTAATCAGCAGATTTAGCATATAGGCATAGCTTATGATTATTGAGTTTTAGAGGAAGAGTTTTGGGGAGGAAAGAAGGGAAGggtgaaataaaacaaaaaaaataaaaataaaagatttgATTCAAATCAAATGTCAGTTTTGGTTCCTCGTGCAGCTTTTCCTCAGGGCAGCATAACCCCCACCCCTTCATTCAGTAATAACCAATACCAAAATGGACACTTCACTCAAAATGTTgcaatgtgtgtttttaataataAACCTTGCTAATGAAGAAACCGCCTCAAATCCAAATCTCGTTACACTGGCGTTGTTTTAAAATCACCAATAAAACAAGTAATACTTTAAACTAATCAGCCATGTCTTCAAAGACCGACCGACAGGCGGACTTCTGGTTGAATAATGTGTGCCAAAACTAGCCTCTGACAAATGTTTAGTCATTGTGTACAAGGCTGCCTACAGAGTTATTTTAAGTCTTTTACGAGCACATTCGAGTGGCCACTCGGTTTGGAGGACTTTTCTGAACAGGAAATGCTCAACCTCAGAAGTCCTCCACAAGCACTTGTGCTGGTCGTATTATTCGGTTCGACATTTGCTGATGTTGACACTGCGTGGGCCGCGGATCCCTTTAACCCCCCTAATCTCTGATCACAAGGGGCCTCTGACAGGGGGAGAAGGGCCTCTGACAGAAAACGTGCACAAGAGGTCAAAACTGTGAGACCGGGGAGTTATGTGATTGGCTCCATTTTGTTGGACAGTTAAAAACTGACGTAAAATGATTTAAAATAGGAAGAGTGAGGATGTAATGGAGCATGGAGAGGGCTCTCTAGAAGGGCGCTGCTACCACGACACTGATACCTTGCAATGGGTGGAGCTTATGGGACAGCCCACATTTGATGCGACAAGCACTGTTAGCGCACTCATTACTTCAATGCAAAATCCGCTGTGAACACagatgggagaggggagagacagaggggagggagggagggagggagggagggagaaagagcgagagagagagagagagagagagagaaaaaacaagGTTGGGGGGTAAAACAGTGCGAGAAACAAAAAGTAGTGAgccgagagagatggagggttgGTCGGAGGGAAGGACTTGCAGCCAaacacggtgggggggggggggggggcacacaccaGACCATGCCGCCGTtctgagagggagggtggggggtatGGAACGCACGACAGAGCTTGGGAGGAGATCAAACAAGAGGAAAACACGACAGGTTGATGGGGGTTGGGTCGGGACAAGCCCACAGTGAGGTCtcataggaggaggagggggggggggggggggggggtccgcgaCTTGTCCCGATCGGGTTCTGTTGCTCCTGTAAAGTGCAGGGGTGAGGGGTCACACACTGCTGCCCTGCCCCCCTAGGGACACGGCTCAGTCTGCTAGCGTCCTCACAGTTCAGAGGATGGATAGCTTTGTCTTGCAGGTGCATGTGGGTTTTCTGGGAGATCTGCATTTATCGCCAAACGGTGCCATCGATGTAGACTGACTTCAGCCCGTGTACccggggggtggcggggggggcagTGTGCGTACCCTGACCCCTGGTTACCCGCTGCTGTGGGGCGAGGGGGGACCCCCGAGGGGACCAGTGGGCTGGTCTCCACACAGTCATACCTTGCAGTGCGTCGTACTGACAGGGATTCCGATATTGGAAGCCAACACGACAGTGAGCGCAGAAGCCAGCTCAATAGTGAACCCGCTGTGGAAGAAAGGCAGGagtgagagggacagggagagacggggagagagagagagggagagagacattctGCGTTTATAAGAAGGTTTGAGATCGACTCGTTTGGACGCTGGCGCTCCAACCGTCGCCTCACAGCGTGTACCACTTACCATGTACTGAAggtagtgtacacacacacacacacacacacacacacacacacacacacacacacacacacacacacacacacacacacacacacacacacacacacacacacacacacacacagtctacgGTGTGTACACAcaacatgcaaaaacacacaaacacatgcgacacacacacgttagcacACCCATCTCTTGAACAAACGTACCGTGCTATACATAGGTCTAGTCTGTATCCATAACGACCACAGTGCATGACTCTCACTCGTCATGAAAGCTTCTCCAGTGGTCAGATTTTGCATTAACACTTGCGATGTAAATCACAGCATACAGCACCTTACTGGGGGGTTTGGGAGGTGTACAGTACCCACACAGATCCATAATGGTATATCAATCCTCACCACCAGATGGCGTGCACGTGTCCAGAACAGAGCGGCTGACAAGTGCAACATAATTGTTATGAATTATGTTGCAATGAGATGAAGATAAACGTAACTGATTCGGATGTTAAGTATGTGGATGGTAACGATTTTGCCAACACAGCACCTCGCACAACCATCGATTTCATTCACCAACAACTCTGTCCTTTTTCTCAAAACCGAAATCATGCAGGTGCCTCTGGTATCTAGCGATCAAAAACGTGACGACATTGACCATGATATTGTAGCTATGGTAGCTTTTGCACTTGTTTCTTTGGAGCCTTCTATGGAAGTTTGACTCCTATTTTGTAAACCATCTCACTTTTGATCCCCATGGCTTTTGTGTTGATTACCAGGCAGGCAGCATGGCTCCAATAGGCTTACATTCTTCCAAGGTGACAATCCATCCACTGCTTTGTAGCTCTCTTTCTAAACAAACAATGCTATTAACACAAGTTGCTGATGCAAGCAATAGGCTATGTTTAAATTTGCCAGAATGTCTCAATAACAATGCTGGTACAGTCGGTTTGCATAACCAGTTGAACCAGTATAAGCTTGCACAACCCACTGGTAAAACCGGCCAAACTTTGACCTCAGAAAATCCCCCTTGTCCCAAGCAAGCAGGTTAGGTTCACCATCGAAGTACCCTAAACGAAGGTCATCAAGCCAAGCGATCTGTCGCTGTGTTGGCCAATCAATAATGAGAGAACAAACAGGTGTTTGAAGATGATTATCCATCTTATCTCATGGTCCTGGCAGTGACCCATCTCAGCAGGGGGTTTGGTATTTAACAACGTGTATTTAACACCAGACACAAGCTATCCCACAGTTCTGTTATGCACCCTGTTTTTCCTCCAGACCAAGACAGAGtgcgacagagggagagagagaaagggcaaCAGAGAGAGACGCACGGACGGAGAggcaggcagagggagggagggagggggagagggagagggagagggagagggaaagaacaACCAAGACATAGAGGGGGGccgacagagagggaggaagaggagaactaCAGCGTCAGGATGAAAAATGCCAGCGGacagatgaggagggggagttGCGAGGGCATAGCGGATTCCTCTTTGTGTCCTGGAAACAGGCTGAGAGGCTGATGGAGAGCGTGAAGCCACAAGAAAGGAAGGAAGCCGGGCAGGACAGGGAGAAGGAACCGGTCGTAATGGCAAAATAAAGAGCAGCCGgggaaggaagaggggaggagagaaaaggaaagTGATGGTCTGGAGCGTGAGAAAGACAGCCGGGTGGAAAGGGATAAAGGAGGGGAGGATTTAGTGGCAACACGCCTacaagatggagagaaagaggaaggggcACTGGGGAGAGGGAAACCAAAACCGCTCGGGTCAGGAGGAGAAAACAAACATGCCGGTGGGCGAGAGGGAATTAAGACGAGAACGGTGAATGAAAAGGGGAAAATAAGAACCAAGTGTGGTTGGGTggagaataaaaaaaaggggggggggggggaaagggagtGAGAGCGAGGAGACTCTGTTGGCGTTCTTCCCTGAGGTCGGGGACAAGAGGCCAAGGCTCGTGCTCTCCCTGCCAAACAACTTCCACACTCCCACTGTGATCTGTTCCTGTCAAGCCACAGGGTTCTGTCTTTCTGGCCCGCAAACCCATCCACCCAAtagcataacacacacacacacacacacacacacacacacacacacacacacacagacatacagacacacacactcgacgGCTTCATGCTGTATGCAATCAACCCTGAAGAAGACACACActtgtgcatacgtgtgtgcagTTGCATCACCTGCTGGCGTGTGGGGGGCAATAAGATGACGGGGTAGAAACTGAGACGGTCAGGGATCGATTGGAGCTCTTGGGACCGAGTGGTTCAGCATGTGTGAGCAGACGTGTGGTAAATTGAGTTTAGTGTCAGCTAACTACGTTGGGAGGAGGAGCCATCCCTAGGGGGTATTGTCTGGATGAGACCAAACAGTCTATTTATGAAGGGGTTGTTCTATAAAAAGCAGGAGCACATGCATTAATCACATTGCTTGTAGTTACACTTCCTGATGTATATAGTGTTGTGAAACAAAAAAACGGTTTTGCATTGATAGattgcaataaaaaaagacatgtaTATTATATTCCTAAACAGGGTTTAAACAACAATGGCCAACTTGAGTTTTTGATCTTTAATGTATGTAGgattttactttactttatgtGAAATTACAAAAGAGGCCGCCGCCATTATTTATAATGCTCAAAAGATTAACCAACTGTGCAGAATCCTCTGACATGGATGCAGAGATATGCCCAGGTGGCTGCCCAGATGGGCTACACGGGGATCGTGTGAACTAGTAGTTCTcatgttagacacacacacacacacacacacacacacacacacacacacacacacacacacacacacacacacacacacacacacacacacacacacacacacacacacacacacaccagcagcttTACCTCGAGGGAGTGATGGGGGTTAGGTCCTTCCCCATGGTCTGGATCACGCGACGCCCCCACACCCACAGGCCAGCACAGATGCCAATGCCCCCGTAGAAGAGCAGCCATATGGGGGTTGCGGCGTCCTGCATCACGCCACCCTGGTCGTAGATCATCCACAGCGCCACCAGTGGCCCGATGGCGTTACTGcggagaggaggcggggggtgggggacgCGGGATGTGAATTCAATGCTTTAACTGTTATCTCTGCTTCATGGAGCAGCTCGATTGTACGGAGAAACGTGTGGTTCATAATATCAAACTGAATATCTTGTAAAATGTCTCCCGTTTTCTTTTTACGATGTTCGGGATGATTAATTGCACTACCGCCCGAGACGTGTTTCCATTCAGCACGGGGGGGCCGCACCTGACGTCGTTGCCGCCGTGCGCGAAGGAGCCGAAGCAGGCGGTGAGGATCTGCAGGAAGTGGAAGAGCAGGTACACCTCGGGCTTGTCCTTCTCGTcgggctcctcctccgccaGGTCGTCCAGGGGCACGGGCCCGGGGGCGCCGTCCTCCTCCGGGCCCGTGCCCTCCAGCTCCGTGGCCAGCTTCATctccacgccgccgccgccctcctccGCCTCGATCTCCGCCTCCGCCACCGCGTTGCAGTACGACGAGTAGCTGTCGTAGCGCACGCGCTTCTTGGAGTACGAGACGCTGTTGCTgcggccgctgccgccgccgttgCTGCCGCCCTCGCCCACCAGCTTCTCGTTGTCCTCGCGGGACTCGGAGCGCGGCGTGGGCTGCACGGGCATGCCGCAGATGGCCGCCGTGTAGCAGGTGTAGCTGTTGTTGCGGCGCAGCAGGCGGTAGTTGTTGTCGGCGGCGGGCGCGGCGCCCGAGCGGTCGCCGCCGTCATCCAGGCGGCCCAGGTGGATCTTGTGCAGCAGGTCCTTGTACAGGCCCGAGTCCTTGTGCACCGTGTGGTACACCTGGCCGTCGCTGCGCATGTGGCCGCTGTCGAAGCTGAAGGCGCCGTTGGAGATGGGCGACTTGAGGCAGCCGTTGGTCATGGAGTGGGTCCGCCCTGCGTGACGgcgacggagagacagaggcagagagacaggaggcagagagacaggaggcagagagacagaggcagagacagaggcagagagacagaggcagagagacaggaggcagagagacagaggcagagagacagaggcagagacagaggcagagagacaggaggcagagagacagagagagagacagaggcagagagacaggaggcagagagacagaggcagagagacagaggcagagagacagaggcagagagacaggaggcagagagacagaggcagagagacagagagagagtgacagaggcagagagacaggggcagagagagagagacagaggcagagagacagaggcagagagacaggggcagagagacagcatagagacagaggcagagagagagagacagaggcagagacagaggcagagagacagaggcagagagacagaggcagagagacaggaggcagagagacagagagagagagacaggaggcagagaaacagagagaaagagagaggcagagagacagaggcagagagacagagagagagacagagagacagagagagagagacagagcagagagagacaggaggcagagagacagagcagagagacagagagaggcagagagacaaagagagagaaacaggaggccgagagacagagcagagagacagagatagagagaattaGTGGTATGCGCTCTACCCGGTGAACCACCGAGGCACTCTGCTAGTGTTGAAGCTTTACCTAAATAGTATTGGATTAGAAATATGCAaaatttataatatattataatatcataatTTGCCCTTTTGtagtctggctattgccagaccaagctcaatctacgattgtcattttcttcagcacaagaggcgtgatcgaTGGGCCGAGTTctactgactctgtacgcgattggccgcttgccgtcgcttccctgtcgtcattgtgttaaaccagccaatagcgagCCAGGGAGAAAAGCCTTGCTCGGTGATTGGCTCCctcaaaaacgtatcggaagcagaaagaaatgtattactCTTCTCTagacccttgtgcagggcgaactcaaatcacCGGCAGAACGGGTGCCCCAGGCCG of Gadus macrocephalus chromosome 11, ASM3116895v1 contains these proteins:
- the slc20a2 gene encoding sodium-dependent phosphate transporter 2 isoform X2; this translates as MDMEPYLWMVILGFIIAFILAFSVGANDVANSFGTAVGSGVVTLKQACILASIFETLGSMLLGAKVGETIRKGIIDVNLYNETVPVLMAGEVSAMVGSAAWQLIASFLKLPISGTHCIVGSTIGFSMVAIGAKGVQWMQLVYIVSSWFISPLLSGLMSGLLFLLIRHFILSKVDSVPNGLRALPLFYATTIGINTFSIMYTGAPLLGLELLPVWAIFLITLAGSVVCAGVVWFFVCPWMRRKIAGRLKKEQALSRISDESLDKIPEEEEESPVFKELPGAMGTDEAALPLTAGSERGTRDSSGELNSLANGGTVLPNGRVYGRTHSMTNGCLKSPISNGAFSFDSGHMRSDGQVYHTVHKDSGLYKDLLHKIHLGRLDDGGDRSGAAPAADNNYRLLRRNNSYTCYTAAICGMPVQPTPRSESREDNEKLVGEGGSNGGGSGRSNSVSYSKKRVRYDSYSSYCNAVAEAEIEAEEGGGGVEMKLATELEGTGPEEDGAPGPVPLDDLAEEEPDEKDKPEVYLLFHFLQILTACFGSFAHGGNDVSNAIGPLVALWMIYDQGGVMQDAATPIWLLFYGGIGICAGLWVWGRRVIQTMGKDLTPITPSSGFCIEVMSALTVLVASNVGCPISSTHCKVGSVVAVGWIRSKKAVDWRLFRNIFLAWFVTVPVAGLFSAAVMALFVYGILPYV
- the slc20a2 gene encoding sodium-dependent phosphate transporter 2 isoform X1 produces the protein MDMEPYLWMVILGFIIAFILAFSVGANDVANSFGTAVGSGVVTLKQACILASIFETLGSMLLGAKVGETIRKGIIDVNLYNETVPVLMAGEVSAMVGSAAWQLIASFLKLPISGTHCIVGSTIGFSMVAIGAKGVQWMQLVYIVSSWFISPLLSGLMSGLLFLLIRHFILSKVDSVPNGLRALPLFYATTIGINTFSIMYTGAPLLGLELLPVWAIFLITLAGSVVCAGVVWFFVCPWMRRKIAGRLKKEQALSRISDESLDKIPEEEEESPVFKELPGAMGTDEAALPLTAGSERGTRDSSGELNSLANGGTVLPNGRVYGRTHSMTNGCLKSPISNGAFSFDSGHMRSDGQVYHTVHKDSGLYKDLLHKIHLGRLDDGGDRSGAAPAADNNYRLLRRNNSYTCYTAAICGMPVQPTPRSESREDNEKLVGEGGSNGGGSGRSNSVSYSKKRVRYDSYSSYCNAVAEAEIEAEEGGGGVEMKLATELEGTGPEEDGAPGPVPLDDLAEEEPDEKDKPEVYLLFHFLQILTACFGSFAHGGNDVSNAIGPLVALWMIYDQGGVMQDAATPIWLLFYGGIGICAGLWVWGRRVIQTMGKDLTPITPSSGFTIELASALTVVLASNIGIPVSTTHCKVGSVVAVGWIRSKKAVDWRLFRNIFLAWFVTVPVAGLFSAAVMALFVYGILPYV